TTGCTAGAGTTACTTGCTAACGAGAAAATTGACACAGGAAACAAAATCAGACTGCTCATCGTGTACACTTACTACAGGGGTGGCATCGTGGAGTCGGACTTGCGCAAGCTCTGTCACTTTGGATTACCTGACCAAAGCAAGACGGATTCTATTGTTACTCTATTCAAGAACTTCCAGCATTTGGGATTTAACATGCTAAAATCGAAGCCCAATGACAAGCCTTTCAGAATAACGTCCTATTTCGAGATCAAAGATACTCCCGAGCTCACGGAAAGATATGTTCCTAGCTTGACCAACATTGTCACGCGCCTTGCCTACGGAAGACTTCCAGAGGTTTACAAGGAAACCTATTCAAGCGATCGTGACGAGGATGCGCCTAAGGATTTCCCTTACGTGAAGGGAGCGCCAattgacgacgacgatgtTGGACAGCAGTTCAATGCTCCCGTTAGAAACATGCCGAAATGGAAGAGTTCAAAGCAATCGATTGATTCaaccaaagaaaagctCCTAATTTTTGTTGCGGGAGGCCTTACTCACTCGGAGTTAAGCACGGTCACATCGCTTGAGGCCAAGCTTAATAAAAGCATTTTCATTGGCACCGACGAGCTCTACTCTACATGGGACCTAATTGGAGACCTAAGGCTTATCAATGACGAGCGTAAAAACTTCAACTTCCCTCTGGACGAGAAGTTTGCTAGGAAGCAGGTGCCGCAGCACCTATACGAGCGTTCGGCTGCTACGCAGCCAAACAAAAGTTCGGCCCCAGGCGCAACTCCAAACTCTGCACAAAGCAGAGCCTCTTCTCGTTCTTCTAGTGCTCACCAACTGGCGCAGACCACGTCCTCCGATAGTTCTCGAAAGCGGGACAAGTTCTTTAAAAAATTCAAGGCACTAAACATTTGACGAACGCGAACGGAAATTAATTCGGACcgaaataattatttttcaaaatataTAGGCACCCCAATATAGATTCGATTCCAATTCAGGTAAATCCACACGACTTGGGTTTTGGGACGCGTGCTTGTACAATAGGAAGATGTTTGGGATAGGTAAAAAGAAGACAGACTCAGAGAAGGAGGCAACACCGAAGAAGGACCTCATTAAGGTCTCTATTCCTTTTGAACATCCCCCTGCCTATCTGAAGCCTCCTGCTGAGAAGGAGCTTACCGAAgaggagaaacagaaataCCTCACAGTTCTCAAACATTTTCAAGATCCAGAGCTCAAGGTTCCGACCACCGAGCACCACAAGGGCGATTTGCAGCCTTTAACTGCCGATCAAAAAGCATGGCTTACTAGAGAATGTTTCCTGAGATATTTGCGCGCTACCAAGTGGGATGTGTCCCAAGCAATCAAAAGAATTGAAGGAACGCTGGGTTGGAGAACTGAGTTTGGTATTGACCATTACCTTGACGACTCCAAAAATATCGTCACTCCCGAATTAGTTGCGCCAGAATCAGAGACAGGCAAGGAGGTTGTATTGGGTTTTGACAACCAATGCAGACCGTGTCTCTACCTCAAGCCGGGTCGCCAAAACACAAAAACGTCTTTCAGACAAGTCCAACATTTGGTTTTCTTCCTAGAGAGAGTCATTGACTTTATGCCCTCGGGTCAAGACTCTCTTGCGCTATTGATCGATTTCAAAAACCATCCAGAAATTGCGGCGCAATCAGAGACTTCCAAGGTGCCTCCGTTGGGCGTCGGTAAGCAAGTGCTACATATTCTTCAGACACATTATCCTGAAAGACTTGGTAAAGCATTGTTGACCAATATTCCATTTTTGGGCAGAACTTTCCTAAGGTTGATTTACCCTTTCATTGACCCTCTAACGAGAGAGAAGCTTGTGTTTGACGCAGACTTCTCCGAGTTTTGTCCCGCAGAGCAACTGGACAAGGAATTTGACGGTCTAGTGGACTTCGAATATGATCACGAAGTTTACTATCCTGCGCTTGTCGAGATGGCGCACAAGAAGAGAGCTCATTACATGAAGAGATTTGAGGAGTTAGGAGAAGTGGTTGGGCTGAGCGAGATCGATCTTAGAGGAGATGGCCCAGCCACCGTTCCGGTTGGCTCGCACCCTTCGGATACAAAAGTTGACGACTTAGCAGATAAGACCGCCAATTTGAGCGTTGAGTAGCGACATAGATATTAATTGTTTATACAGTATCGTAGAAATGAAAGTGTCGCTTCCCTCTTCAATCATCTGGGGACGCATTTCTTTTACGTTCATTCTCATCTTCTACACCACTCTCTTCATTCTCCGGTAGATTGTTGAGAATTTCTCTCATGTCTTCTGTGAGCGCACCTAGACCAATTGCGGTAAAGTAATTGATGGAAAACCGCAACCTGTCGGCTCCAGAGCTCGGAAAAAGACCACTGATGTACGGCTGGATATATTCCTCCGAAAGGCGGActttcagcttcttcaagCCCAGTTCTTCCTGCAACTtcacaaacagaaactTGAGAAAAATTCTGCTAGCACTGTTAGTACTCTCCTCTGTTAGTTGCACAATTTGCAATATCTCCCAGCCCATCTTGTCCGAGGCAAACATGTGTCCCCAGAAGGATCCTATATTTCGTATCAGAGACAGTTCATATTGATGGCAGTTTGTGTAGTTGTCGACGAATACATGGTCAAAAGCCTTAGTCCAATTGCGATTCACAGAGATGAGCTTTTCGCCAACCAGGGCATAATACTTAGAGTATGTTTTCTCCTGAGCACAACATTTCACTATCATGTCCACTAGCATTTGCTCCTTTCGTTCAGGATCAACGGGTTGCAGCTTTAGCAATTTATGGACAGCTTCTTCATGGTTGATACTGGACATCATTGTCAAGTAAACGGTTTTCTGGAAGTTGGTGAGTGCCGACTCTGTAAGGTCTCGGATCTGCTCTTTGGCCACATCGTCTgcttcgtcgtcttcaCTTTCCTCATCGCCTTCATCATATGAGCTATCGTCCTCAAATCCTAAGATTTGCTTTCGTAATTCATCATAAGCCTGTTCGTGTTTCTCATATTCCTGATCGAATTGAAAAGTATTTAGTATTTCACGCGCTTTCAGTTTATCGTCAAGATTGAGCGTATGCGTCACCTTATCCTCGTCTTCAACCAGAtcaagctcctccacgATAACAGGAGCTCCATCGTAATTGTTTTTCCTCTGTTTAAAGGCCTCCTGTATGAGCAATTGTATTCTCTTGGAAACCAAATCCTCGGTTAGAATGGTACCCAAACGCTCAAAAACGGCATTAAGTGCAACGGAAGAGTTCTCTGATAGAAATTGCCCGCAATTTTGCAGCAGAGCACAAGCAATTTCCACCGTAGTATCAGTCGGATGCTCTaataataaaaataaaagctGCAACGCAACGATATCATGACAAACCTGATAATTGACTAGTTGagacaaaaaaatcacagacGCCTTCGAAGTCTCTCGGTCGTCATTTTTGTAGGCCTTTCTGAACTGCAAAATCAACCTCGTGACTAGAAGCTCTCCCAGTTCTGGTATTTTTGAATTTAGCACACAAATCAGAGCAGCGTAGACAGTCGTGTAGGCCTGCGACAAGACCTGGGATTTCATTAAACATCGTACAAGCCAACCCTTGCCTCGGATGAGGTTGAGTTTGAAAAGATCCAATACCACTTCCTTGATGTTCTCTGTGTTCACTTTATTAATTTCTCCGTTTATCTGttttttgagtttttccCATTGCAATCTTTGGTACTCTTCGGATGCGTACGACACATCGGACTCCTCCAGCAAGGCTTTCAGCTTTGCCGGCGGCACATATTTCTTTGAATCTAGAACTTCTCGTATCGAGGTCATATTTTATTTGGGCCgagtatttttttaaacAATTATAATGAATATTATTGTTTTATTACCGGAAGGTgaagtgctggaaaagataCTTTATGTGGCCTTAAAGCGTTGCCAGGGCAGATTGTTTGCTCTATTGGAACAAAAACCGGCAACTTTGAATCAATTGAATGAATACATGCCAAAAATATACGAAATTGCTTATCGCTATAATGAGGATTTGGATGTAAACGTTGTGTATCAGGATCCTCATATTCCAGGCTGTACCTTGATAAAGCATAGCTCATCGGTCAGAAACCTGGATTACCCAACTATCACTGTCCTTGATTCTGACTTGGATCTTGTGGAACCGCAtatctccacaaactctGCTATTTCCACCACGGTGAATTCATCCTATCAGCAATATCAGGTTTCAGCTGTAGGAGGCACTTTTGATCATTTACACAGTGGACATAAAATGCTCTTGACCGCCTCTGTGTTTGTCACTGCAAGACTACTTATAATAGGAGTGACTGGTCCGGAActgttgaaaaacaagaaatatGCTGAATGCTTGGAGAGCTACGAGACGAGGGTGAAAAAAGTTGAAGCATTTATCAAGTTGATCGACCCCAATTTGCAGATCGAAATTCATCAAATCAACGATATATGTGGACCTACTGCGAGCGTTAAAGATATAGATGCGCTCGTTTTAAGCTCGGAAAGTGTGAAAGGTGGTCAATACATCAATAAGGTCAGGATGGAAAAAGGCTTCCCAGAGTTAGAGGTGGTGCAAATAGCAACTTTAGGAGGTGACGAGGCCGATGGATTTCAAAACAAATTGAGTAGCACTCAGCTCCGAAAGATGGATTATGAACGACGCCAGGTTTCTCAGCATTAACAAATACAAGCGCAATAATAACATATTTATTCCCTAATAAAAATAGATGGCTCGAACACGGACCCTTTTCGGACAGAGCGATCGGGGTGGTCAACACAAATCTGAATGTCTGCAGAATTTAAAACGTCAAAGAGAACTATGGAATCCGTGTCCTCAGAATCCAAATACTCCACATCTTTGAAGTCCGTAATTCCGAACCTAACACTGTTGAACTCTTTGTCGCTCAATCCAAGTAGCTTGTGCAACCTCGACTTTGTTTTCGATAAAGGCTCGTCTTTGATCAAATCAAAAATGAATGGAAGGCCGTGAGGGCTAGTGACCTTACCGAAAAACTGAAAGCCTGTCACTAGTTTCGAAGTTTTGGAACCATGCTCCAACACTTGCTTGAAGTTAGGGAAGTTTCCAATCACTAAATGATCGAATGAGTCAATTGTTGTTTCTGTCGGGTAGACACTTAAACGAACGTGGCGGTCAGGTGCCCAACAAACAATGTTTTGACGCTCCTGAGGCTTGATGTTAACCTTCGTTTGCAACCTATCAATTAGGTCATCTATAGTGCTTGATCTCGGAAGGAAAAACTCATGTTTTTGCTCCCGGCAAATACCTTGGCCAACCCATGAAACGTGACAAAGTTTCATCTCTTCAAACTCTGCAAGAGTAACATTCAGAACTTCGTACTGGATCTCTAGCGTTTGGGATTTTGGAATCTTGTCGATAAGCCTTCTAAAAACTGTATCTCTCTTCAACGGAATGCGCTGATTGGAGTGACCCAAGATGAACAGTCTCAAATAGTCAGGATCAACTCTGATGTGAGCACCAATCTTCTCTGCCAGAGCCTGGTAGTTCGACATAGTCGAAAACCACAGCTCAAAGTCCTTATTTAAAGACGACTTCGAGGAGTCTGATCTAGATTTCGTATCAATAGGGTCAACGTCTTCTGCAATCTTGACGtactcttcttcatcctcgtcaaccTTGACTAGTGGAGAAATCTTGAAATGACATCTATTTGCCATAAAGTCGTAGATGTCCTCAACAGTCTTCAGCTCCCGATCAGGGTTTGGATTCACTTCCGAGTCAGCCTTGGTGAAACAAATGATATCACCATTTCCCAGCTCAGACTTGTAAAAGCTCTTCGAAGGATTGAGCCATTGAATCTGGTTAGGTCCGAATTCCTCATAAAATCTTAGTGGGGTCGAAATATCAAATCCCATCAAATTGTTCAAAAGCTCCGTTAGGTATTCAACTTGGTTTTCCGCTGGAACAATTGTATGGGTAATTCCTTTAACAGATTGCTTGTCTTGGTCGAAATATTTGATAAACAACATGATCTTGTCTGAAGCATCAGACACGGACTCAAATTTGGGGAGACTAAATTCTGAGCTGACTAGTTCCACCGCTTTTTCGAATTTAACATCAAAAGGTTCCAAGCTGAAGAATGAGGCAGGAATCTTCTGTTTATTGTTAAGCTCAAATATACCATTTGAAACGAATTTCAGTTCTCTTGACgactcctccaaaaataaaatcaGCTGTGAACTCTGCgctgttcttcttctcttcgACATTAGAGATTCATTGTATTTGACAACCTGGTTCACAGTGATGTCTTTGTTTTTAGGATCATCGAAATGGCGCGGAATTGGCATGTATGGACGATATGCAAAGTTATGGCGGTTTACAatgctccaaaacctgAACTGCTTGGTTTTTTCCACATTGTAGCCAAGCTTTTGGGCCACCAGATCGTAAACTTTTGAGAAAGGCTCTGACTTTAGCACACGgaatttcaaagaaaaagattCAGGCTCAAACAGGTCTGGTGAGAAATTGAGTCTATCTTCTTCGTTTGGACCAAGGTCAAAGCCTTGATATTTCAAAAAGCCTTTATTCGTGTACACCTTAATGTTTGCGTAAAGGTGcatttcttcttgctcttTGCGTAGCCTCTCGTactcctcctgctcgtaTTTGATTTGCTTGGAAATGTGAGACGGAACGTCAGCATCTGTAACCTCACTTAAAACTTCTTCAAACTTTGTCTTGCGAATGTAGACAAGCATATAGGCTGAAGTGTGCCTCTTGAGGTGATActcctgctgttgctcTCTGGTAAGTTTTCTAGGGTCGATAGTCAGGCTATCTGCACCAAAATTACCTTCGAAGACTTCGTATGGAGTCACTCTCCACACCTTATCATCCTCGAATCTAAACCACTCATCTTTAGGTGTTGGCTTAATCATTGCATAGTAATGACCCACAGAAACATCACCCTGATGCACCAAAACTCCTTGCAATTTGTATTCCCAGTCTTCGTCATAGTTTGGTGCGTCTTTGTCCAAGTAAGGTTTGAGATCGATTGAGTCAAAAAACTCGTACTTGTCATTTAtcttgaccagctgatcGTACTCAAAATCATACTCAAAACGCTTGAGCTGTAGATGCAACACCGGTGGGAAGCTTTCGAACACAACACCTTTCTCAGCATCCTGTAAACCATATCCGGAGGCATCGTATTTATTGTCTCCATTAAGaagctccagctcaatGTAATTCTCAAATGACTCTCTTATGTTTTTCAGATTCTTCACATTCAGCTGTATGTCCCAGAAATCTTCAATACGACTACTTTCGTAATCAACGTTGATGCAGCGGATGAAACTTTTCATTTTGCCCACGAAAATATCATTCAAGCACCCTTCAATTTCGGTATTCTTCATCTTGGACTCCAGTCTATCCATCAGAATACGGTTCAATTCCTGGACATCATGCTGAGTAAAAGCGTCCGCGCTATTCCAACCAAAAGAATGAGTGAGCTCGAGCGTGTCAATAGGCTTATCTGATGTCTGTAGACTGTAAAATATTCTCTGAAGCGACAATGACACACTCTTGGGCTGTTCAAGGTATTGCTGGAAAGAGTTGTATCCGAAACTGATCTCGTCTTGCGTTGGGATTTGGTAGACCTTCTTCCTAAACACTTTAGTGAAAAAGTAAGACTGCAGTAAAGAATTCAAATAACAGGTTGCACCCTGGTTTGTAATTCCCACATAGCCGgtctctttcttggaaTCATAATCGAGAAAGTCGTGCCACAAGACTCCGGTATGATCTTTGATGACTCTGACATACGCTGTGATATTGAGGCTGCTTGCCTTCAACATCTTCACGTCTGATGCCTGTCTGTTGTTTAGAAGACCAACAAAACCCCAGTCTGTGATCCTGGGGTTGAAGCGATAAAATGAGTTATTAACTTTGTGAACTGAAGGTTCTGAAGGAAGCCAGGCATCAATGGCAAACTGGACACAGCAATGCCAATTCTCGCcctccttggccttcaAGGGATGCGCTTCCAGATACACAGAGTAGGCGGAAGTGTTCTTTCTGGTTGGCGGCATGAGCAGAAGGTTGAATTCAAAGTCCTCTCCAACTTTGAATCTTGGGCCAGCGTATTTctcgtctttgagctcTGTGATTCCAGAAATCTCCCACGTATTAGCCCCTTCCGCTTCAATCTCATAGCATCGTGGAGGCTCGTCGAGATattgctggaaaacgttTTGGTTGCCCGTGGAAATTTGTGATCTGGTGCCAGCGGTTTCCTGTGCCGGGTGCGGTTGAGAAGTGGGCGACCTTTCATCATCTGTGATGAAGTCGGAGGAGTCGCTCGACGATATTTCTTGCTCATAACCGTCCTTAGTGCCACGATTGAGTCCATTCATGATCAAGGCGTATCAAGAATATAGGAAACAAGCTGTAGAAGGGGGTATCCGAAAAGCTTTCAAATGCCAATTGCTTATTTGTTCAGATGTGTTATTTGGCCTTTTCCGATAGGGGATTAAAATATGCGGACCTAAGCGGAACTAGCTAGATCTCCTATCACTGGAATGGAGCAATTTGCCTCTAGATGTTGAACGATGCGTAGGAAGGTCTGCTGCGATGAAAAATGTCAATTGCAACAAATCCTTACTGTCTGATGTCTTTGAGTTCAATTGTGGCCTGGGATTGGTTTTCGATGAGATCAAGGTACGTTATTCTATGACGTGCTAGAAATCAGTAGCACCCTtttaaattaattattttacAAAATCTGTCACGTCTTATCATGGCACAGTTATAATAATTTACACATCTTTACACATTCAAACGAAATAACTTGCTTCTGAgatcctcgtcaaacaaATGGCTTGACACCACTTGGTCAATGGTTGGCTCCAGCCCTGGCGAATGGTTGACAGGAgtctcaatttcttctccagcgCGAGGCCggaaataattattttgagaatcgtcctcgtcgtcgataTCAACCGTGGAGTCGCTCATGTCCTCGTTTGTAACAGTTCGACGCGTTCGGGTCTGGATCAAGTGAGACTTCTTCTTACGGCTCTTTCCTCCACCCTTTGCTGCGCTGCTCACATGATTTGTTGACTCCTGGTCCTCACTGTCGTCATTATAGTCAATCTCGAATTTTCCTGCAAGCTCATCCTGTAAATCCTGTTTTTCTCTCTCGTTTATATCTTCCTCCAGAGACTCGTTAAAATCCTCTGGCTTAATGacatttttcagtttcGAGGGCTTTGTGACACCAGACTTGCTGGCCACCTCGTCCAAATGCTCGCCATTTATCATGAACCGTGCTTTTGGTGCCACAGACTCTTGGGCCTCATGCTGGTTTTCATTTCTCTCCTTCGACTGGTTAACGTAATTCATATCCAAattgtcctcgtcctctaGATCGCTCTCTGGAGACGAACCGTGTCTTCTGTGATAAGTGTTGTAAGATTTTTTATTCTTATCACTCAACAGATGGATAAAGGATTTCTGCTCTTCTCTATTATTCCAATTGAGCACCCTGCTCACACTATCGATATACTCCGTTTTGGAAGACCTCACAGTAGGGAAGGGAAATGGCGATGCACACACAGTGACGTAGTATCctttgagcagctcgacTCTAGAACGTCCGTCAAAGGAGGCCCAAGCAGTGGCTCTTGATCGAATAGGAACCTTCACCTTCAGAGACATAGTATCAGGTAGCAAAATTGGACGGAAGGAAAGTGTGTGTGGACAAATGGGGGTCACACTGATGGCACTAACGCCAGGGTGCACCAAAGAACCTCCTGCACTCAGCGAATAGGCAGTCGATCCGGTAGGGGTAGCAATAATAAGCCCGTCTGCTTGGGCAACAGTTAGTAGCGATCCATCGCCATACAGTTCCAGCATCGAGACCCACGGAGAAGGCCCTCTGTCAACCgtgagctcgttcaaaaCTTGCTGCTCGCAGATCAAGT
This window of the Ogataea parapolymorpha DL-1 chromosome VII, whole genome shotgun sequence genome carries:
- a CDS encoding Ubiquitin-specific protease that may play a role in ubiquitin precursor processing produces the protein MNGLNRGTKDGYEQEISSSDSSDFITDDERSPTSQPHPAQETAGTRSQISTGNQNVFQQYLDEPPRCYEIEAEGANTWEISGITELKDEKYAGPRFKVGEDFEFNLLLMPPTRKNTSAYSVYLEAHPLKAKEGENWHCCVQFAIDAWLPSEPSVHKVNNSFYRFNPRITDWGFVGLLNNRQASDVKMLKASSLNITAYVRVIKDHTGVLWHDFLDYDSKKETGYVGITNQGATCYLNSLLQSYFFTKVFRKKVYQIPTQDEISFGYNSFQQYLEQPKSVSLSLQRIFYSLQTSDKPIDTLELTHSFGWNSADAFTQHDVQELNRILMDRLESKMKNTEIEGCLNDIFVGKMKSFIRCINVDYESSRIEDFWDIQLNVKNLKNIRESFENYIELELLNGDNKYDASGYGLQDAEKGVVFESFPPVLHLQLKRFEYDFEYDQLVKINDKYEFFDSIDLKPYLDKDAPNYDEDWEYKLQGVLVHQGDVSVGHYYAMIKPTPKDEWFRFEDDKVWRVTPYEVFEGNFGADSLTIDPRKLTREQQQEYHLKRHTSAYMLVYIRKTKFEEVLSEVTDADVPSHISKQIKYEQEEYERLRKEQEEMHLYANIKVYTNKGFLKYQGFDLGPNEEDRLNFSPDLFEPESFSLKFRVLKSEPFSKVYDLVAQKLGYNVEKTKQFRFWSIVNRHNFAYRPYMPIPRHFDDPKNKDITVNQVVKYNESLMSKRRRTAQSSQLILFLEESSRELKFVSNGIFELNNKQKIPASFFSLEPFDVKFEKAVELVSSEFSLPKFESVSDASDKIMLFIKYFDQDKQSVKGITHTIVPAENQVEYLTELLNNLMGFDISTPLRFYEEFGPNQIQWLNPSKSFYKSELGNGDIICFTKADSEVNPNPDRELKTVEDIYDFMANRCHFKISPLVKVDEDEEEYVKIAEDVDPIDTKSRSDSSKSSLNKDFELWFSTMSNYQALAEKIGAHIRVDPDYLRLFILGHSNQRIPLKRDTVFRRLIDKIPKSQTLEIQYEVLNVTLAEFEEMKLCHVSWVGQGICREQKHEFFLPRSSTIDDLIDRLQTKVNIKPQERQNIVCWAPDRHVRLSVYPTETTIDSFDHLVIGNFPNFKQVLEHGSKTSKLVTGFQFFGKVTSPHGLPFIFDLIKDEPLSKTKSRLHKLLGLSDKEFNSVRFGITDFKDVEYLDSEDTDSIVLFDVLNSADIQICVDHPDRSVRKGSVFEPSIFIRE
- a CDS encoding Phosphatidylinositol transfer protein PDR16, translated to MFGIGKKKTDSEKEATPKKDLIKVSIPFEHPPAYLKPPAEKELTEEEKQKYLTVLKHFQDPELKVPTTEHHKGDLQPLTADQKAWLTRECFLRYLRATKWDVSQAIKRIEGTLGWRTEFGIDHYLDDSKNIVTPELVAPESETGKEVVLGFDNQCRPCLYLKPGRQNTKTSFRQVQHLVFFLERVIDFMPSGQDSLALLIDFKNHPEIAAQSETSKVPPLGVGKQVLHILQTHYPERLGKALLTNIPFLGRTFLRLIYPFIDPLTREKLVFDADFSEFCPAEQLDKEFDGLVDFEYDHEVYYPALVEMAHKKRAHYMKRFEELGEVVGLSEIDLRGDGPATVPVGSHPSDTKVDDLADKTANLSVE
- a CDS encoding Pre-mRNA-splicing factor CWC22, producing MTSIREVLDSKKYVPPAKLKALLEESDVSYASEEYQRLQWEKLKKQINGEINKVNTENIKEVVLDLFKLNLIRGKGWLVRCLMKSQVLSQAYTTVYAALICVLNSKIPELGELLVTRLILQFRKAYKNDDRETSKASVIFLSQLVNYQVCHDIVALQLLFLLLEHPTDTTVEIACALLQNCGQFLSENSSVALNAVFERLGTILTEDLVSKRIQLLIQEAFKQRKNNYDGAPVIVEELDLVEDEDKVTHTLNLDDKLKAREILNTFQFDQEYEKHEQAYDELRKQILGFEDDSSYDEGDEESEDDEADDVAKEQIRDLTESALTNFQKTVYLTMMSSINHEEAVHKLLKLQPVDPERKEQMLVDMIVKCCAQEKTYSKYYALVGEKLISVNRNWTKAFDHVFVDNYTNCHQYELSLIRNIGSFWGHMFASDKMGWEILQIVQLTEESTNSASRIFLKFLFVKLQEELGLKKLKVRLSEEYIQPYISGLFPSSGADRLRFSINYFTAIGLGALTEDMREILNNLPENEESGVEDENERKRNASPDD